A stretch of Candidatus Effluviviaceae Genus V sp. DNA encodes these proteins:
- a CDS encoding ribosome maturation factor has protein sequence MRDRSERIYERTHALIEGMGYRLVDVREARRDGRRLVQFFIDEPRGVSVEDCADVSRELGYVLDAEPEFDDGYVLEVSSPGLDHDLRREREYRYFTGRKARLVMKGGKLKGRAIVGTIAAADEGTVLIDAEDGERLSLAIDDIARARLVIEGL, from the coding sequence ATGCGGGATCGCAGCGAACGGATCTACGAGAGAACGCACGCGCTCATCGAAGGGATGGGCTACCGCCTCGTCGACGTGCGCGAGGCCCGAAGGGACGGTCGACGGCTGGTGCAGTTCTTCATCGACGAGCCGAGGGGCGTCTCCGTCGAGGACTGCGCGGACGTCAGCCGGGAACTGGGATACGTCCTGGATGCCGAGCCCGAGTTCGATGACGGCTACGTGCTCGAGGTCAGCTCGCCCGGCCTCGACCACGACCTCCGGCGGGAACGGGAGTACCGCTACTTCACCGGACGGAAGGCCCGTCTCGTGATGAAGGGCGGGAAGCTCAAGGGCCGAGCGATCGTCGGTACGATCGCCGCTGCCGACGAGGGAACCGTCCTGATCGATGCGGAGGATGGAGAGCGTCTCTCGCTGGCGATCGACGACATTGCGCGGGCACGGCTCGTGATCGAGGGGCTCTGA
- a CDS encoding M28 family peptidase yields the protein MRLTRAVAPLLVTAILLGGCGERPSFDGEAAHELIAEQCALGPRYPGSEGHAAMIDWLTGRLRPLADEVAVQRFSAPFFGEETELVNVIASFRPTERERVLLGAHYDTRAVADRDPDPEARLTPIPGANDGGSGVAVLVELARLLSETPPDIGVDMVFFDAEDGGDGGGLDAWCVGSTHYARHLGGYCPRYAVVVDMVGDADLAIPIESNSRAAAPQVVRRVWDAAAGVGADSFLDESGPFVFDDHIPLIRAGIPTALVIDFDYEHWHTLEDTPDKCSPASLAEVGSVLVELVYGAADR from the coding sequence ATGCGTCTCACGAGAGCGGTCGCGCCGCTTCTGGTCACCGCGATACTGCTTGGAGGATGCGGGGAGCGTCCGTCGTTCGACGGCGAAGCCGCACACGAGCTCATCGCTGAGCAGTGCGCTCTCGGTCCAAGATACCCCGGGAGTGAGGGGCACGCGGCGATGATCGACTGGTTGACGGGGAGGCTCCGTCCGCTGGCCGACGAGGTCGCGGTGCAGCGCTTCTCGGCCCCGTTCTTCGGCGAGGAGACCGAGCTTGTCAACGTCATCGCCTCCTTCAGACCGACGGAGCGGGAGAGGGTGCTCCTCGGCGCCCACTACGACACGAGGGCCGTCGCAGACCGGGACCCTGACCCGGAGGCCAGGCTGACCCCGATACCCGGAGCGAACGACGGCGGTTCAGGTGTGGCCGTGCTCGTCGAGCTGGCGCGTCTCCTCTCAGAGACGCCGCCGGACATCGGCGTCGACATGGTCTTCTTCGACGCCGAGGACGGGGGAGACGGCGGAGGCTTGGACGCGTGGTGCGTCGGCTCGACCCATTACGCCCGGCACCTCGGCGGCTACTGTCCCCGATACGCCGTCGTCGTCGACATGGTCGGCGATGCCGATCTGGCCATCCCGATCGAGTCGAACTCGAGGGCTGCAGCACCGCAGGTCGTGCGGCGCGTATGGGACGCCGCGGCCGGGGTCGGAGCCGACAGCTTTCTCGACGAGAGCGGCCCGTTCGTCTTCGACGACCACATTCCCCTCATTCGCGCCGGCATACCGACGGCGCTCGTTATCGACTTCGACTACGAGCACTGGCACACGCTCGAGGACACGCCGGACAAGTGCAGCCCGGCGAGCCTGGCCGAGGTCGGCTCGGTGCTCGTCGAGCTGGTCTACGGGGCCGCCGACCGCTGA
- the sprA gene encoding cell surface protein SprA — MVSVRVKAGRTMGTTCGETPVNRWQRQQTRYTTTNRKSTRPMSPAGAPAGSSEPTGPEERRVPTTSRRSNPLSACAVLCVTVLAVACWALPALSQGSGEAVPDSVFPNAATPDSTTAGASDSTAAPPDTTAAVLPGGAVTAQPDTAAVLPDSSSAASPDTAATAVTDSSASISLDRSGAEQSLESAPQDSAPGVAPADTLAREQLPGAQAADSTAAAAPDTARPPVERPSYELGVGRLLERPAEFLRPWDLSRTGTGVGLRPRRVSFPDALPSSAPVDRRVLLKRDLSYTVLELKPSGFPGYVMYAAPRDEFQKLAGDMAVRRTWRNTVLTGLQRAQTDAPGGLLDIDIPMPLPGPFVRAIGPGANLKVRGSERITFGGQTSYVVEALEQESGRPSRFPQLDMEQQLTVNLEGTIGRKIHVYVDHRSGGDAFGTGKTNQIRVHYDGDEDEIIQKIELGEVNLSIPGTEFVSYSGRHEGLFGAKMTAKMGKFDLIAIASKEEGESSGASFTGTSESDSLVIDDIRYMSDSFFAVDEEALKYSNVYLEEISVYVDDRNGANDIETGAEPGVAYLEDPTTPASPPDGPRQRGMFDELIELEDYLVDYQSGIIEFERSLQTGRVLAVSYRLNGGVAVGGSDGDSLRLKMIRSDERVTGTEWEPIRLHELKNVYDLGAEDIPEEGFELTIRKRTPSGEILDTQDGTPYIEILGLDTAGVGGVGDPDGIVDLEWIDFEKGYLIFPHFTPFCPEFDTTGFYYPEGEPDDIYTADELEEKNCLVYSEENFDAGDDIYFIEVGYNRPRTTFYLGNINIIENSEVVRLNGVRLTSGVDYTIYYPAGQLTLLSDEAKEPDARVTVEYDYKPFGLTGESTLLGTRGVYNWSENVVLGSTWMYQSKGTPEDRPRLGEEPSRTVVGDVNVNAQFQPRIMTTLADMVPFVDTDAESHLKIAAEAAVCLPNPNTKGFVSIDDMEGTEDIYMLGVSRKTWTPSSLPATGDVLAVDRMSIDWYNPDRKVREGDLFPDLPDEEANDIRTVLEIDHESSGLGSWAGLMRLLSKTGDDYSESEFIEVWVNDNGSRQGLIHVDLGTLNEDYYPLFEEPNGELDTEDVDRNGFDADEDTGLDTVFGDDEDWSPGDADDGYDDYDFEYGSDDYSRINGSEGNERLDTEDLNGNFYLDTDNKYWQLTVDLSDTSTYLVQDNSVAPVPADKRTNWRLYRIPLEDALSVNGMNDWTVIKSARIWFENLPVGGEPIMLGGVDIVGNNWLAGPIRDEDGEIVPEAELGDMAFRITSKNTKEDLDYVPPFDPGVDEETNLPKREGSLVLLYSDIEGGHTASATQNFFSEENYTGYQSLEFYVHGESVTEGGEEDVDDGTEFFLRIGADSLNYYEYSLELRPGWYQDSGSTATKLSIPFTSFTNLKLDAYAEQDTAWAWGDTSRIQRERFTRVGAPSLSRVSQLTIGLRNANEGPLADEISGEIWLDDIQLGEVWKEIGWAERATIDARFADLATFNFDLRHVDGNFHSLKQERGSGQDNLSYNMTSTVNADRFVTGLGVSLPVNIQWKRQVTEPRFSTGSDVVLSEEQSNDERTIVKDRSISASLSRRRQSPGFWTHLLLDGLSLSASAADHVRTSPTRNDTSTTLRARASYRYSPERTGIRLFRDTELFLKPSSVRFTASTHLIHTLAYDVDVEGVQSKRTDNYDKKLDASGNIDFQFLENLRTSHGVTVKRDLAQENRPVSGINIGVETQRQYNNSLSFSPRFGSWFSPEYSFSSSFTDNHGPEARGANDPPDARDIRGTTSQEIRTSLDLKRLFGGSGSSGRSRPRRPRRGEEDNDEQEGEDDGDGDEDEGGASIGDLVSPVLYVFRNMDAIDARYSMRWSSRFDGIRSADMPGWDYRLGLAKGEGADDRTEETTLTLDSGIKLTRDVRIKGSYRRTVDGRWYKNTVSDTVDLFTQTESMTESTKGSLSWSGFEKVGPLKSIFKSARARSGVEYKRNYSGPVGEPSTEGNALVLNPIISVDMTFQNGLSGSFTWDRRRSTNYSLSGTGSVTREISGSTSLTLNYRFSAPQGLKLPFFGQKLRFQSNLDCSLTLRTGSKLTKTASDEASLDQVDPTADTSDFSITGDATYSFSRSVSGGLQVSFAQNRDEKRDQTRRTIGVHLTAEFKF, encoded by the coding sequence ATGGTGTCCGTTCGTGTGAAGGCCGGTCGCACAATGGGCACAACCTGCGGCGAAACTCCAGTGAATCGTTGGCAACGCCAGCAAACAAGGTATACTACCACCAATCGCAAGTCCACAAGACCGATGTCCCCGGCGGGTGCGCCCGCGGGGTCATCGGAGCCCACTGGACCTGAGGAACGCCGAGTGCCCACGACGAGCCGCCGAAGCAATCCGCTCTCCGCCTGCGCCGTGCTCTGTGTGACGGTGCTGGCCGTCGCATGTTGGGCGCTCCCTGCCCTCTCTCAGGGGTCCGGTGAGGCGGTTCCAGACAGCGTCTTCCCGAACGCCGCGACACCCGATTCGACGACCGCCGGGGCGAGTGATTCGACCGCGGCGCCGCCCGACACGACGGCAGCGGTCCTTCCCGGCGGGGCCGTGACGGCACAGCCCGATACGGCGGCTGTGCTGCCCGACAGCTCTTCCGCAGCGTCTCCCGACACCGCTGCAACTGCTGTCACGGACAGCTCGGCGTCCATCTCCCTCGACCGGTCTGGAGCGGAGCAGTCTCTGGAATCCGCCCCTCAGGACTCGGCGCCCGGCGTCGCGCCGGCCGACACGCTTGCTCGGGAGCAGCTCCCGGGGGCTCAGGCGGCCGACAGCACGGCCGCCGCGGCCCCGGACACGGCGCGCCCGCCCGTCGAGCGGCCCTCCTACGAACTGGGAGTCGGGCGCCTCCTCGAACGCCCCGCTGAGTTCCTCAGGCCCTGGGACCTGTCGCGGACCGGCACCGGCGTGGGGCTGAGACCCCGTAGGGTGTCGTTCCCGGATGCCCTTCCGTCGTCGGCCCCCGTCGACCGTCGCGTCCTCCTCAAGCGCGACCTGTCGTACACCGTTCTGGAGCTCAAGCCCTCCGGGTTCCCCGGCTACGTGATGTACGCCGCGCCGCGCGACGAGTTCCAGAAGCTCGCCGGCGACATGGCCGTCCGGAGAACCTGGCGGAACACGGTCCTGACAGGGCTTCAGAGAGCCCAGACAGACGCCCCCGGAGGCCTTCTCGACATCGACATCCCCATGCCGCTTCCAGGTCCTTTCGTGCGGGCGATCGGACCCGGCGCCAACCTGAAGGTCCGCGGCAGCGAGCGCATCACGTTCGGCGGGCAGACGAGCTACGTCGTCGAGGCACTCGAGCAGGAGTCCGGCAGACCGTCGCGGTTCCCGCAGCTCGACATGGAACAGCAGCTGACGGTCAACCTCGAGGGCACGATCGGGCGGAAGATCCATGTCTACGTCGACCACAGGAGCGGCGGCGACGCTTTCGGGACCGGCAAGACCAACCAGATCCGCGTCCACTACGACGGCGACGAGGACGAGATCATCCAGAAGATCGAGCTCGGCGAGGTCAATCTGTCGATCCCCGGAACGGAGTTCGTCAGCTACAGCGGGCGGCACGAGGGTCTCTTCGGCGCGAAGATGACCGCGAAGATGGGCAAGTTCGATCTGATCGCGATCGCCAGTAAGGAGGAGGGCGAGTCGTCGGGCGCGAGCTTCACCGGCACCTCGGAGTCCGATTCGCTCGTCATCGACGACATACGGTACATGTCCGACAGCTTCTTCGCCGTCGATGAAGAGGCCCTGAAGTACTCGAACGTCTACCTCGAGGAGATCAGCGTCTACGTCGACGACCGGAACGGTGCCAACGACATCGAGACGGGCGCCGAGCCCGGCGTCGCCTATCTAGAGGACCCCACCACACCGGCATCGCCGCCGGACGGCCCGCGCCAGCGGGGGATGTTCGACGAGCTCATCGAGCTCGAGGACTACCTGGTCGACTACCAGAGCGGCATCATCGAGTTCGAGCGCTCGCTCCAGACGGGCCGCGTGTTGGCGGTCAGCTACCGACTCAACGGCGGCGTCGCCGTGGGCGGCAGCGACGGCGACTCGCTTCGTCTCAAGATGATCCGGAGCGACGAACGCGTCACCGGAACCGAGTGGGAACCGATTCGCCTTCACGAGCTCAAGAACGTCTACGACCTCGGCGCCGAGGATATCCCCGAGGAGGGCTTCGAACTGACGATCCGCAAGCGGACGCCCTCCGGTGAGATCCTCGACACACAGGACGGGACGCCGTACATCGAGATCCTCGGCCTCGACACGGCCGGGGTCGGCGGCGTCGGCGACCCCGACGGTATCGTCGACCTCGAGTGGATCGACTTCGAGAAGGGCTATCTCATCTTTCCGCACTTCACGCCGTTCTGTCCCGAGTTCGACACGACCGGCTTCTACTATCCGGAGGGTGAGCCCGACGACATCTACACCGCCGACGAGCTCGAGGAGAAGAACTGTCTCGTCTATTCGGAGGAGAACTTCGACGCCGGCGACGACATCTACTTCATCGAGGTCGGCTACAATCGTCCGCGAACGACCTTCTACCTGGGCAACATCAACATCATCGAGAACAGCGAGGTCGTGCGTCTGAACGGCGTGCGACTGACGTCGGGCGTCGACTACACGATCTACTACCCGGCAGGGCAGCTGACCCTCCTCTCGGACGAGGCCAAGGAGCCCGACGCGCGCGTGACGGTCGAGTACGACTACAAGCCGTTCGGCCTGACGGGGGAGAGCACCCTCCTGGGAACGCGCGGCGTCTACAACTGGAGTGAGAACGTCGTCCTGGGGTCCACCTGGATGTACCAGAGCAAGGGGACGCCCGAGGACCGCCCCCGTCTGGGGGAGGAACCGTCCAGGACGGTCGTCGGCGACGTCAATGTCAACGCCCAGTTCCAGCCGAGGATCATGACGACGCTCGCCGACATGGTGCCGTTCGTCGACACGGACGCGGAGTCGCACCTCAAGATCGCCGCAGAGGCGGCGGTCTGCCTTCCCAATCCGAACACGAAGGGCTTCGTGTCGATCGACGACATGGAGGGAACCGAGGACATCTACATGCTCGGCGTCTCGAGGAAGACCTGGACGCCCTCGAGCCTACCGGCGACCGGAGACGTCCTGGCCGTCGACCGCATGTCGATCGACTGGTACAACCCCGACAGAAAGGTCCGTGAGGGCGACCTCTTCCCGGATCTTCCCGACGAGGAAGCGAACGACATCAGGACCGTCCTCGAGATCGATCACGAATCGTCCGGGCTCGGGTCGTGGGCCGGTCTGATGCGTCTGCTCTCGAAGACCGGCGACGACTACTCCGAGTCGGAGTTCATCGAGGTGTGGGTCAACGACAACGGCTCGCGTCAGGGTCTCATCCACGTCGATCTGGGAACGCTGAACGAGGACTACTATCCCCTCTTCGAGGAGCCGAACGGCGAACTCGACACGGAGGACGTCGATCGCAACGGGTTCGACGCCGACGAGGACACCGGTCTCGACACGGTCTTCGGGGACGACGAGGACTGGTCTCCGGGAGATGCGGACGACGGCTACGACGACTACGACTTCGAGTACGGCTCCGATGACTACTCCCGGATCAACGGGTCCGAGGGAAACGAGCGGCTCGACACGGAGGACCTGAACGGCAACTTCTACCTGGACACCGACAACAAGTACTGGCAGCTGACTGTCGATCTGTCCGATACGTCGACCTACCTTGTTCAGGACAACAGCGTGGCGCCCGTACCCGCCGACAAACGGACGAACTGGCGGCTCTACCGGATCCCGCTGGAGGACGCGTTGTCGGTGAACGGCATGAACGACTGGACTGTCATCAAGTCGGCGCGTATCTGGTTCGAGAACCTGCCGGTCGGCGGCGAGCCGATCATGCTCGGAGGCGTCGACATCGTCGGGAACAACTGGTTGGCGGGGCCGATCCGGGACGAGGACGGCGAGATCGTGCCCGAGGCCGAGCTCGGCGACATGGCCTTCCGCATCACCTCCAAGAACACCAAGGAGGACCTCGACTACGTGCCGCCGTTCGACCCGGGCGTCGACGAGGAGACCAACCTCCCCAAGCGCGAGGGGTCGCTGGTCCTTCTCTACAGCGACATCGAGGGCGGCCACACGGCGTCCGCGACACAGAACTTCTTCAGCGAGGAGAACTACACCGGCTACCAGTCGCTCGAGTTCTACGTGCACGGTGAGAGCGTGACCGAGGGCGGAGAGGAGGACGTCGACGACGGAACCGAGTTCTTCCTGCGGATAGGCGCCGACTCGCTCAACTACTACGAGTACAGCCTCGAGCTCCGGCCGGGGTGGTATCAGGACTCCGGGAGCACCGCGACGAAGCTGTCGATCCCCTTCACCAGCTTCACGAACCTCAAGCTGGACGCGTACGCCGAGCAGGACACTGCGTGGGCCTGGGGAGACACCTCGAGGATTCAGCGCGAGCGCTTCACACGTGTCGGCGCGCCCTCGCTGTCCCGCGTCAGCCAGCTGACCATCGGTCTCCGGAACGCGAATGAGGGACCGCTCGCCGATGAGATCTCGGGGGAGATCTGGCTGGACGACATCCAGCTCGGGGAGGTCTGGAAGGAGATCGGCTGGGCTGAGAGGGCGACCATAGACGCGCGGTTCGCCGATCTCGCGACGTTCAACTTCGACCTCAGGCACGTGGACGGCAACTTCCACTCTCTCAAACAGGAGCGCGGCAGCGGCCAGGACAACCTGTCGTACAACATGACGAGCACGGTCAACGCCGACCGGTTCGTCACCGGGCTCGGAGTCTCGCTGCCCGTCAACATCCAGTGGAAGCGACAGGTCACCGAGCCGCGCTTCTCAACGGGTTCGGACGTCGTGCTCTCCGAGGAGCAGAGCAACGATGAACGGACCATCGTCAAGGACCGGAGCATCTCGGCATCGCTCTCGAGACGTCGGCAGTCTCCCGGGTTCTGGACGCACCTGCTTCTGGACGGCCTCTCGCTCTCCGCGTCGGCCGCCGACCACGTGCGGACGTCGCCGACGAGGAACGACACGTCGACGACGCTGCGCGCCCGCGCCTCGTACCGCTACTCGCCGGAGCGGACCGGCATCCGGCTCTTCCGCGACACCGAGCTCTTCCTCAAGCCGAGCTCGGTTCGTTTCACGGCGTCGACGCATCTCATCCATACCCTCGCGTACGACGTAGACGTGGAAGGCGTTCAGAGCAAACGGACCGACAACTACGACAAGAAGCTCGACGCCAGCGGGAACATCGACTTCCAGTTCCTCGAGAACCTGCGGACGTCGCACGGCGTCACGGTCAAACGTGACCTGGCGCAGGAGAACAGGCCCGTGAGCGGGATCAACATCGGCGTCGAGACGCAGCGCCAGTACAACAACAGCCTCTCGTTCAGCCCGCGCTTCGGAAGCTGGTTCTCGCCGGAGTACAGCTTCTCGTCGAGCTTCACGGACAATCACGGGCCCGAGGCGCGTGGAGCCAACGATCCGCCGGACGCCCGCGACATCCGCGGCACGACGAGCCAGGAGATCCGGACGAGCCTGGACCTCAAGCGCCTCTTCGGCGGTTCGGGCAGTTCGGGCAGGAGCAGGCCGCGTCGGCCGCGGCGCGGCGAAGAGGACAACGACGAGCAGGAGGGCGAGGACGACGGGGACGGCGATGAGGACGAGGGCGGAGCGAGCATCGGTGACCTCGTCTCGCCGGTACTCTACGTCTTCAGGAACATGGACGCGATCGACGCCCGCTACTCCATGCGGTGGAGTTCGAGGTTCGACGGCATCCGGAGCGCCGACATGCCGGGATGGGACTACCGCCTGGGCCTCGCCAAGGGCGAAGGGGCCGACGACCGCACCGAGGAGACGACGCTCACCCTCGACTCCGGGATCAAGCTGACAAGGGACGTCCGCATCAAGGGAAGCTACCGGAGGACGGTCGACGGGCGGTGGTACAAGAACACGGTCTCGGACACCGTGGACCTGTTCACGCAGACCGAGTCGATGACGGAGTCCACGAAGGGCTCGCTGTCGTGGTCGGGGTTCGAGAAGGTCGGCCCGCTCAAATCGATCTTCAAGTCCGCCCGGGCGCGAAGCGGCGTGGAGTACAAGAGGAACTACTCGGGCCCGGTGGGCGAGCCCTCGACCGAAGGCAACGCGCTCGTCCTGAACCCGATCATCTCAGTCGACATGACGTTCCAGAACGGACTCTCCGGGAGCTTCACCTGGGACCGGAGACGCTCGACGAACTACAGCCTCTCCGGGACAGGCTCCGTCACGCGGGAGATCAGCGGTTCGACGAGCCTGACGCTCAACTACCGCTTCTCGGCACCCCAGGGGCTCAAGCTCCCGTTCTTCGGCCAGAAGCTCCGCTTCCAGAGCAATCTCGACTGCTCGCTGACCCTCCGGACGGGCTCGAAGCTCACGAAGACGGCCTCGGACGAGGCGTCGCTCGACCAGGTCGACCCGACGGCCGACACGAGCGACTTCTCGATCACGGGTGATGCGACCTACAGCTTCTCCCGCAGCGTCTCGGGAGGCCTGCAGGTCAGCTTCGCACAGAACCGCGACGAGAAGCGCGACCAGACGCGCCGGACGATCGGCGTCCACCTGACGGCGGAGTTCAAGTTCTGA
- a CDS encoding LptF/LptG family permease — MRILSRYVLRAHVVPALAGLAIFYFVLSMDFLVDYLELFIKKGVPLLAVLEAFGLSLAWMTLLAVPMAVMVAVLTAFGRLAGDNEITALRATGTSVFRLILPVLAASVLVAAGLFTFGNAFLPTANHRLKTLLVDIHKVRPLATIEPGVLTELPGGYMILVSEIDRGTNEIFDVRIHRFEGEKPVQTIISESGVVSTVPSRDLLKIELMDGEIHELDPEDPTRYNRLVFDRHAINVVESGGTLSRSDSSRRGDRELSLEELAERIERNRSDAERARERLAELVGSAAGDLPSLPEIALTPDIGRSLREGAVGAGVDIDEAVREIQTSMKRIRSFQVEYHKKLSIPFSCIVFVLVGAPLGIRSRRGGVGIGAGIGILFFLIYYLFLIGGEQLGDRGIVSPVWAMWAPNIIFGGLGALLTLAVSFEWRMRPLMRVIDFVLRPPRPSRPVEDER, encoded by the coding sequence ATGCGGATCCTGTCCCGTTACGTACTGAGAGCACACGTTGTTCCGGCCCTCGCCGGTCTCGCCATTTTCTACTTCGTGCTCTCGATGGACTTTCTGGTCGACTATCTGGAGCTCTTCATCAAGAAGGGCGTGCCGCTCCTCGCCGTACTGGAGGCCTTCGGACTCAGCCTGGCGTGGATGACGCTGCTCGCCGTACCCATGGCCGTGATGGTCGCCGTCCTTACCGCCTTCGGCAGACTGGCCGGCGACAACGAGATCACGGCGCTCCGGGCCACCGGAACGAGCGTGTTCCGTTTGATCCTCCCCGTGCTCGCGGCCTCCGTCCTCGTCGCGGCGGGGCTCTTCACGTTCGGAAACGCCTTCCTTCCGACGGCCAACCACCGGCTCAAGACGCTCCTTGTCGACATCCACAAGGTCAGACCGCTCGCGACCATCGAGCCGGGCGTGCTGACCGAGCTTCCGGGCGGCTACATGATCCTCGTCTCGGAGATCGACCGCGGAACCAACGAGATCTTCGACGTCCGGATCCACCGCTTCGAGGGTGAGAAGCCCGTTCAGACCATCATATCCGAAAGCGGCGTCGTGTCGACCGTCCCGTCGCGCGACCTGCTGAAGATCGAGCTCATGGACGGCGAGATCCACGAGCTCGACCCTGAAGATCCGACGCGCTACAACCGACTGGTATTCGACCGCCACGCGATCAACGTCGTCGAGTCCGGCGGCACACTCAGCAGGAGCGACTCCTCGAGACGCGGCGACCGCGAGCTGTCGCTCGAAGAGCTCGCCGAGCGCATCGAGAGGAACCGCTCGGACGCCGAGCGCGCCAGGGAACGGCTGGCGGAACTGGTCGGCTCGGCGGCCGGGGACCTGCCCTCGCTTCCCGAGATCGCTCTCACGCCCGATATCGGCCGGAGTCTCCGCGAGGGCGCGGTCGGCGCCGGCGTCGACATCGACGAGGCGGTCCGGGAGATCCAGACGAGCATGAAGCGGATCCGGAGCTTCCAGGTAGAGTATCACAAGAAGCTCTCGATCCCGTTCTCATGCATCGTCTTCGTCCTGGTCGGAGCCCCCCTCGGCATCAGGAGCCGCCGCGGAGGCGTCGGCATCGGCGCTGGGATCGGGATCCTCTTCTTCCTGATCTACTACCTGTTCCTGATCGGAGGCGAGCAGCTCGGAGACCGCGGCATCGTCTCTCCGGTGTGGGCGATGTGGGCGCCGAACATCATCTTCGGCGGACTGGGCGCGCTCCTGACCCTCGCCGTATCGTTCGAGTGGCGCATGCGTCCCCTCATGCGCGTGATCGACTTCGTGCTTCGACCTCCGCGGCCGTCCCGCCCGGTGGAGGATGAGCGATGA
- the lptG gene encoding LPS export ABC transporter permease LptG: MKLLDRYILRKIALPLILVFVTFVGIFILVDLFDHANRFIDNDVPVQLVGLYYLYYTPMIIVLTAPVAMLLATLLALGRLSRKNEIMAMKGSGVSLYRILAPVLLLALCLSLVTLVVGEELLPPATQRRLDIEEQTIDRKPSRMIRTDLIYMYPDGNVLLARRFNLRSGTMEDVTYEEFGEGHLPTRRIDAPLARWTGDRWVLEGGSVRRFEDGEETIRSFDRVPLPGDEPTPEELAARPVEPEEMGYLDLRDYIARLRAGGNDPRDLEVQLRLKIAFPFVTLIMTLLGAPLAAGTRRSGFAIAFTSALAISFVYYGVIQIGQVLGEETILPPWLAAWMANIIFGILGVYLLVRTPK; the protein is encoded by the coding sequence ATGAAGCTCCTGGATCGTTACATACTCCGGAAGATCGCGCTTCCTCTGATCCTCGTGTTCGTGACGTTCGTGGGGATCTTCATCCTCGTCGACCTCTTCGACCACGCCAACAGGTTCATCGACAACGACGTGCCGGTCCAGCTCGTCGGACTCTACTACCTCTACTACACGCCGATGATCATCGTGTTGACAGCGCCGGTCGCCATGCTGCTGGCCACGCTCCTGGCACTGGGACGCCTGTCGCGGAAGAACGAGATCATGGCCATGAAGGGGTCGGGGGTCAGTCTCTACCGGATCCTCGCTCCCGTCCTCCTGCTGGCTCTCTGCCTGAGTCTGGTCACACTCGTCGTCGGTGAGGAGCTGCTGCCGCCCGCAACCCAGCGCAGACTCGACATCGAGGAGCAGACGATCGACAGGAAGCCGTCCCGGATGATCCGCACCGACCTCATTTACATGTACCCCGATGGGAACGTGCTGCTCGCTCGACGCTTCAACCTCCGGAGCGGCACGATGGAGGATGTGACCTACGAGGAGTTCGGCGAGGGGCATCTGCCGACGCGACGCATCGACGCTCCGCTGGCACGCTGGACGGGCGACCGCTGGGTGCTGGAGGGGGGGTCCGTTCGCCGCTTCGAGGACGGCGAGGAGACCATACGCTCGTTCGACCGCGTGCCGCTGCCCGGTGACGAGCCGACCCCCGAGGAACTGGCGGCTCGGCCCGTGGAGCCCGAGGAGATGGGGTACCTCGATCTTCGCGACTACATCGCGCGGCTTCGCGCCGGCGGCAACGACCCCCGTGACCTCGAGGTCCAGCTTCGTCTGAAGATCGCGTTCCCGTTCGTGACGCTGATCATGACCCTCCTCGGAGCGCCGCTCGCCGCCGGAACGCGCAGAAGCGGCTTCGCCATCGCCTTCACCTCCGCGCTCGCCATCTCATTCGTCTATTACGGCGTCATCCAGATCGGCCAGGTCCTCGGTGAGGAGACCATTCTCCCGCCCTGGCTCGCGGCCTGGATGGCGAACATCATCTTCGGGATCCTCGGCGTCTACCTGCTTGTCAGAACCCCCAAGTAG